In Candidatus Woesearchaeota archaeon, the following are encoded in one genomic region:
- a CDS encoding FAD-binding oxidoreductase, which produces MTLSYWLDRQYTPREPLLDVVTTQYCIVGGGITGVSLAYYLAKLGKHVILLEADEIASKASGRNGGLLVPGLEKRYDLCVQDYGRPVAHKIWQLTSQAIEIMKTLCEEEHIDAQFLQEGVIKYAMNQEELNDLITRHAPYSQLLTKEEAQKKSLRKCVGALEYPKGASYDPATFVRGLARLAEEEGATLYENALVVDWIHQTDHYSIETSGGVVHAQKIILCTNAYTKELIDLPIRPVRNQALATSSFKRTLTGGHYSADGWMYFKQTPSGEVILGGGRDKDKKTEETDVDDLNPTIQGYLTNYLGNLPLSGAFAITHRWAGIMGFTPDKLPIIGEVKKDIHVLAGFSGLGNALGFLCAKEYAQKLINGFCELPLEPFSPKRFS; this is translated from the coding sequence ATGACGCTTTCCTATTGGCTTGACAGACAATACACTCCACGCGAGCCACTCTTAGACGTAGTTACAACACAGTACTGTATCGTCGGAGGGGGAATAACAGGAGTTTCTTTGGCATATTACTTAGCAAAACTAGGAAAACACGTAATTTTACTTGAAGCAGACGAGATTGCATCAAAAGCATCAGGCAGAAATGGAGGATTGCTTGTTCCAGGTCTTGAAAAGCGCTATGACTTATGTGTTCAAGATTACGGCAGACCTGTTGCGCACAAGATTTGGCAGCTCACTTCTCAAGCAATTGAGATAATGAAAACATTGTGTGAGGAAGAACATATTGATGCACAATTCTTACAGGAAGGTGTTATTAAGTATGCGATGAACCAGGAGGAACTTAACGACCTTATCACACGTCACGCACCTTACTCTCAACTCTTAACCAAAGAAGAAGCTCAAAAGAAAAGCCTGCGCAAATGCGTTGGAGCACTAGAGTATCCAAAAGGAGCATCGTATGATCCCGCAACGTTCGTGCGCGGACTTGCACGGCTTGCAGAAGAAGAAGGCGCAACACTTTATGAGAACGCACTCGTCGTTGATTGGATACATCAAACAGATCATTATAGCATAGAGACTTCAGGAGGCGTTGTACACGCACAGAAAATAATTCTTTGCACAAATGCATACACAAAAGAGTTGATAGATCTACCTATTCGCCCCGTGCGCAATCAAGCACTTGCAACCAGTTCCTTCAAAAGAACCCTTACAGGAGGCCATTACTCTGCTGATGGGTGGATGTATTTCAAACAAACTCCCTCTGGCGAGGTCATTCTTGGAGGGGGAAGAGATAAAGATAAAAAAACAGAGGAGACGGATGTTGATGATCTCAATCCAACCATACAGGGCTACTTAACAAATTACTTAGGAAACTTACCTCTTAGCGGAGCCTTTGCAATAACGCACAGATGGGCTGGCATTATGGGTTTCACCCCGGATAAGCTACCCATTATTGGCGAAGTGAAAAAAGACATACATGTACTTGCAGGGTTTAGCGGTCTTGGTAACGCACTTGGTTTTCTTTGCGCAAAAGAGTACGCACAAAAACTTATCAATGGGTTTTGCGAATTACCTCTTGAACCATTTAGTCCAAAACGCTTCTCGTAA
- the thrC gene encoding threonine synthase: MTHVKHLRCVLCKTTYPANKPVFECSCGGPLDVIYDYEEIKSFVNTPDFKRQEVTHWKYWPFFPVEHLDKKISMGEGGTALLRSTQFKNTYFKIEGMNPTGSFKDRGSTIELTKARKFKAKEVVCASTGNMGASIAAYAARAGIRCTAFIPTFAPKQKVAQIKAVGTKVIPVRGTYELAVRKTLELRERKGVYLTGDYAYRGEGQKSVAFEIIDQLDWNVPDNIVVPVGNATLLSATFKAVSELKKVGLIDELPHIVGVQSSGCAPLYKAWKSAAFKKYQGTQDIIKTIKKPKTIASAIACGHPVDGVKALNYLKQFGELTTVTDREILSARKELGIEGIYVEPSGAVSLAGMKKLKLRGTTVCVLSGHGLKVLL; encoded by the coding sequence ATGACGCATGTCAAACACTTGCGCTGCGTACTGTGCAAAACAACGTATCCTGCAAATAAACCTGTGTTTGAATGTAGTTGTGGGGGACCACTTGATGTTATCTATGACTATGAAGAAATCAAATCATTTGTAAACACTCCCGATTTCAAACGACAAGAAGTCACACATTGGAAGTACTGGCCTTTTTTTCCCGTTGAACACCTTGATAAGAAAATCTCCATGGGGGAAGGAGGAACAGCTCTTCTGCGCTCAACTCAATTCAAGAATACGTATTTCAAAATTGAAGGAATGAATCCTACAGGGTCATTTAAAGATAGGGGATCAACTATTGAGCTTACAAAAGCTCGCAAATTCAAAGCAAAAGAAGTGGTTTGCGCATCAACCGGAAATATGGGAGCATCCATTGCAGCTTATGCTGCTCGCGCAGGAATTCGGTGTACTGCATTCATACCTACCTTTGCTCCCAAGCAGAAAGTAGCACAAATAAAGGCAGTGGGAACAAAAGTTATTCCTGTTCGAGGAACCTATGAACTCGCGGTAAGAAAAACTCTTGAACTCAGAGAACGTAAGGGAGTCTATCTTACAGGTGATTATGCCTACCGCGGAGAAGGGCAAAAGAGCGTGGCTTTTGAAATCATTGATCAACTTGATTGGAACGTTCCTGATAACATTGTTGTACCCGTGGGAAATGCAACACTTCTCTCAGCAACATTCAAAGCAGTAAGTGAGCTTAAAAAAGTAGGTCTTATTGACGAGTTACCGCACATTGTGGGTGTGCAATCGTCAGGATGCGCTCCCCTTTACAAAGCGTGGAAATCAGCAGCATTCAAGAAGTATCAGGGAACACAAGACATTATCAAAACAATAAAGAAACCAAAAACAATAGCAAGCGCAATTGCTTGCGGACACCCTGTTGATGGTGTAAAAGCACTAAATTATCTTAAACAATTCGGAGAACTCACAACAGTAACGGACAGAGAAATTCTCTCAGCACGAAAAGAACTGGGCATTGAAGGAATCTATGTCGAACCATCAGGAGCAGTAAGTCTTGCGGGAATGAAAAAACTCAAATTGAGGGGAACAACCGTTTGTGTTCTCTCAGGACACGGACTTAAGGTGCTCTTATGA
- a CDS encoding M42 family peptidase — MTKLLEELCNAFGPSGDEAEVRTLLKKEMKKHLKDVRVDKFGNLICRKEGKGPRIMLAAHMDEIGLMIKDIKEDGSIRFSTIGGIEPITLVGQEVIIKTKKGKKINGVISFEELQNDYAIEELPSVDELYIDIGLDKKAVKKLGIEVGDYALPKTKFKTLGSKDIISGKALDDRIGCYILVEIAKRLKKSSADIFFVFTVQEEIGLYGAHTSVHAVDPDYGIAVETTNAEDAGEEDVVQIGKGPVLILKDSEIITNECLDDDLRLVARKLKKPLQLKVEELGTTDATKIMLSKGGVPSTTLSVAVRNIHSTISVSSLKDVQDVLAILLEFLKKPPRTCIK, encoded by the coding sequence ATGACAAAACTCTTGGAAGAACTCTGTAATGCCTTCGGACCATCAGGAGATGAAGCAGAAGTACGCACACTACTCAAAAAAGAAATGAAAAAACACCTCAAAGATGTCAGAGTTGACAAATTTGGCAATCTTATTTGCCGTAAGGAAGGTAAGGGTCCTCGTATCATGCTTGCAGCACACATGGACGAAATAGGCCTTATGATTAAAGATATCAAAGAAGATGGTAGCATACGTTTTTCCACCATTGGAGGAATAGAACCCATCACCTTAGTGGGACAAGAGGTAATCATCAAAACAAAAAAAGGAAAAAAAATCAACGGAGTAATCTCCTTTGAAGAATTACAAAATGACTACGCCATAGAAGAATTGCCCAGTGTTGATGAGCTCTACATCGACATAGGCCTAGACAAAAAAGCAGTGAAAAAATTAGGGATTGAAGTCGGAGATTATGCCTTACCTAAAACAAAATTCAAAACACTTGGATCAAAAGATATTATTTCAGGAAAAGCTCTTGATGATCGTATCGGCTGTTACATACTCGTCGAAATTGCTAAACGTTTAAAAAAATCCTCCGCAGATATTTTCTTTGTCTTCACCGTTCAAGAAGAAATAGGACTCTACGGAGCACACACGTCTGTTCACGCAGTTGATCCCGATTACGGCATTGCTGTTGAAACTACCAACGCAGAAGATGCGGGTGAAGAAGATGTTGTTCAGATAGGAAAAGGACCTGTTCTTATTCTCAAAGACTCAGAAATTATTACCAATGAGTGCCTTGATGATGATTTAAGACTGGTTGCAAGAAAACTGAAAAAACCTCTTCAACTCAAAGTTGAAGAACTTGGCACAACTGATGCCACAAAAATCATGCTCTCAAAAGGAGGAGTGCCTTCAACAACGCTAAGCGTTGCTGTGCGAAACATCCACTCAACAATATCAGTCTCATCACTAAAAGACGTACAGGACGTTCTTGCCATCCTTCTTGAATTTCTTAAAAAACCTCCTCGCACCTGTATCAAATGA